In one Fusarium keratoplasticum isolate Fu6.1 chromosome 5, whole genome shotgun sequence genomic region, the following are encoded:
- a CDS encoding NACHT domain-containing protein: MAEVLGLVSSCLTIIELSAKIVGWCVEYSASVKNAAADIQRLQRQVEALRVIVQGHRNLLEGHNGVKLSVSNNVRQAVDACCGHLFQVHEKLKPRKRHSARNLLGIRALTWPFSSSEVVKLISDIQSWMDIMDAGLQIDQCAIILDTNQQMVLSKLPTASGASYNSHQNEHAPRCHPETRLDLLSQIHQWAQDPQTKPLYWLNGMAGTGKSTISRTLAAYFDSIGSLGASFFFKRGEHDRSASTLLFSTIAYQLAYAYPAALPHIIQVLETEPSISQKPLKEQFQRLVVGPLSRIQAQSQSLIIIIDALDECDSDQDIRIIISAFTQANSLNSARLKVLVTSRPELPIRLGFSGHEGVYETLILHEVPPLHVETDLFIYLMHEVKLIRDSFNRTVPLHRHLSLDWPNPLHIAILARSASPLFIIAATMMRIIGDRVLGSPDDQLTRILDDLTLRSDIGGNISATYLSALSPIVAGRSSRDKDYILQQFRAIIGPLILLQTPLSIGCLGRLLDIPHNLIDQTLDSLHSVLNIPNIPGGVVRLFHLSFRDFLLNAENPGSTDFQINEANTHKELAFQCLDLLMTRTPLHKNICNFQWPGTPCCGISTEFKMHCLPAEVQYACLYWVHHLRNSQVRIHDGDRVHEFLKIHFLHWLEALSILGRVSETITQISMLQSLAQFEAASEVLSFLEGARRFILAHRHIASRVPLQLYSSALIFSPVNSVIRQTFVEDMPPYITLFPKVDQDWSAALMSLEGHQAMVFDAVFSPDSRLLASASDDATVRIWEAGTGEHLQTLEGHDNSVYSVAFSHDSKFLASGSKDCTVRLWSVQTGDQLETFTGHNNTVRSVVFSPDSRTVISGSDDTYVRVWSVATAAAVHTLEGHTSPVEVCACSPSGNLIVSGSLDDYIRVWSIHSGQHIRSLNSHERGVT; this comes from the exons ATGGCGGAAGTGCTGGGCTTGGTCTCCAGCTGCCTCACCATCATTGAGTTGTCGGCCAAGATCGTCGGGTGGTGTGTCGAGTATTCGGCCTCCGTCAAAAATGCCGCGGCGGATATCCAACGCCTGCAAAGGCAGGTTGAGGCGCTGCGGGTAATAGTTCAGGGCCACCGGAATCTCCTCGAGGGACACAATGGCGTCAAACTCTCCGTGTCAAACAACGTACGCCAGGCTGTTGATGCCTGCTGTGGACATCTTTTCCAGGTTCacgagaagctgaagccaagAAAAAGACATTCTGCCAGGAACCTGCTGGGAATTCGAGCCCTTACATGGCCTTTCAGCAGTTCAGAAGTGGTCAAACTAATCAGCGATATCCAATCCTGGATGGACATCATGGATGCAGGTCTGCAAATTGATCAGTG CGCCATCATTCTCGATACCAATCAACAGATGGTCCTCTCCAAACTCCCCACAGCCTCAGGCGCATCTTACAACTCGCACCAGAATGAACACGCTCCAAGATGCCACCCCGAAACCAGGCTCGACCTTCTCTCCCAAATACACCAATGGGCTCAAGATCCTCAGACAAAACCACTGTACTGGTTGAATGGCATGGCAGGGACTGGGAAATCGACCATTTCGCGGACCTTGGCCGCGTATTTTGATTCTATAGGAAGCCTCGGGGCCAGCTTTTTCTTCAAAAGAGGCGAGCATGATCGCTCAGCTTCTACACTTCTATTCTCGACCATCGCATATCAACTTGCCTATGCGTATCCCGCCGCCTTGCCTCATATCATCCAAGTCCTTGAAACtgagccatccatctcgcAAAAGCCTCTCAAGGAGCAGTTTCAAAGGCTTGTTGTGGGGCCCCTGTCTCGGATCCAAGCACAATCACAGAGCCTCATTATCATCATCGATGCCTTGGACGAGTGTGACTCGGACCAGGATATCAGGATCATCATATCCGCCTTTACACAGGCGAACAGCCTGAACTCAGCTAGACTCAAGGTTCTCGTTACCAGCAGACCAGAGCTGCCCATCCGGCTCGGGTTCTCAGGTCACGAGGGTGTCTACGAAACACTGATCCTACATGAGGTTCCTCCGCTTCATGTGGAGACCGATCTCTTCATATATCTGATGCATGAAGTCAAGCTCATCAGGGATTCGTTCAACCGAACTGTACCTCTCCATCGACACTTGTCACTGGATTGGCCCAACCCGCTACATATTGCGATTCTTGCGCGGAGTGCGTCTCCGCTGTTCATCATTGCGGCCACGATGATGCGTATCATCGGGGATCGTGTCTTGGGCAGCCCAGACGACCAACTCACAAGGATCTTGGATGATCTCACTCTCCGTAGCGACATTGGTGGCAATATCAGCGCCACGTACCTTTCTGCACTGAGCCCAATTGTTGCTGGCCGCTCCAGCCGAGATAAAGATTACATCCTCCAGCAATTCCGTGCCATCATCGGGCCCCTGATTCTTCTACAGACGCCGCTCTCTATAGGATGCCTCGGACGCCTGCTAGATATTCCCCACAACCTTATCGACCAGACGCTCGACTCACTACATTCCGTGCTCAACATCCCTAACATACCCGGCGGTGTTGTGCGGCTCTTTCACTTGTCCTTTCGCGACTTCCTGCTGAACGCCGAGAACCCGGGTAGCACCGATTTCCAGATCAATGAGGCCAACACCCACAAAGAACTGGCATTCCAGTGTCTAGATCTGCTGATGACACGAACTCCCCTGCACAAGAACATCTGTAATTTCCAGTGGCCTGGGACCCCATGTTGTGGCATCAGCACCGAGTTTAAAATGCATTGTCTGCCAGCGGAGGTGCAGTACGCGTGCCTCTACTGGGTCCATCATCTGAGGAACAGCCAGGTTCGGATCCATGACGGCGACCGAGTACACGAGTTCCTCAAGATACATTTCCTCCACTGGTTGGAAGCACTCAGTATTCTCGGCCGAGTTTCTGAAACAATTACTCAAATCTCCATGTTGCAAAGCCTGGCGCAG TTCGAAGCAGCATCGGAAGTGCTCTCTTTTCTCGAAGGAGCAAGGCGTTTCATCTTGGCTCACAGACACATTGCCTCCCGGGTGCCATTGCAGCTCTATTCTTCGGCACTCATCTTCAGTCCGGTGAATAGCGTCATCCGCCAAACTTTTGTAGAGGACATGCCACCATATATTACTCTCTTTCCCAAGGTGGACCAAGATTGGTCCGCTGCTTTGATGTCGCTTGAAGGCCACCAAGCCATGGTCTTTGATGCGGTCTTTTCCCCTGACTCACGGCTTCTAGCGTCTGCATCGGACGATGCGACGGTGCGAATCTGGGAGGCCGGCACAGGAGAGCATCTTCAAACGCTTGAAGGACACGACAACAGCGTCTACTCTGTTGCCTTCTCTCATGACTCCAAGTTCCTAGCATCCGGCTCAAAAGATTGTACCGTCAGACTTTGGTCAGTACAAACCGGCGATCAACTTGAAACATTTACAGGTCATAATAACACGGTACGCTCCGTTGTCTTTTCTCCTGACTCAAGGACTGTTATTTCCGGGTCAGATGATACTTATGTTCGAGTCTGGTCGGTTGCCACCGCTGCGGCCGTTCACACCCTGGAAGGCCACACTTCGCCAGTCGAGGTGTGTGCCTGCTCACCAAGCGGAAATCTGATTGTCTCAGGGTCATTGGATGACTATATCCGAGTTTGGTCAATCCACAGCGGCCAACATATTCGAAGCCTAAACAGCCACGAGAGGGGAGTTACATAG
- a CDS encoding Amidohydro-3 domain-containing protein has translation MARGLVSLCVGALLAALNPVAGASTAALPADLVFRNGSIYTMGSCDTPVSALAIHGGKITYVGAENKIKNYIGKKTKVVDLEGRMAMPGLVDSHMHLLSGGLFLLKCDLSYQTLPIEDVIKHIQGCLDGETDKTDDDWLEVVNMDYAGLVDKSGTVGKAQLDKLNTKRPIIVRSSDYHTVIANSRALDLSKIDASTKDPSNGKIVRLPGSNEPSGVLQDDAYNLLVGPPPATEEENLEAGRAALKLLREAGITTFQDAAATKEHHTVFSALKKEGNLTSRAYFDWRIEAPKTLDDVPALVKEVVALFKEYHDSTTIGPKPTTKWQAVKAFIDGVITYPANTAALIEPYLLPVNGSDDKWAPDPDSLNDPYWKPEILTKTLELLFLAGIDAQLHVDGDLAVRIGLNAAESFRKKYPRKSFKLGLAHDELSHEKDWPRFAKLGVDPIVSYQWAQLASSYIPDTFKSIGDDRLDNLQAWAQFEKGGRPLVYGSDWPIDPLDEFLALKVAVTRSGDTENPNSPASQGPPFVGVFPAGEGISRKSALHSITINGARFLRADKQIGSLETGKLADIIVLEKNFFKVSDEELGRQRVLLTMVGGEVLYVADGQDFGVKAKFPNDDKTSTKLARRTIGGFAAKSLSDEGKANAAKLRKRGACVHKH, from the exons ATGGCCCGTGGTCTTGTCTCTCTTTGTGTTGGCGCCTTGTTGGCTGCCTTGAACCCCGTTGCGGGAGCTTCAACCGCTGCACTGCCCGCCGACCTTGTTTTTCGAAATGGAAGCATCTACACCATGGGGTCTTGTGATACCCCGGTATCGGCATTAGCTATCCATGGCGGCAAGATCACTTATGTCGGAGCTGAaaacaagatcaagaactATATTggaaagaagaccaaggTTGTAGATCTTGAAGGTCGTATGGCTATGCCTGGACTGGTTGATTCCCACATGCATCTCCTTTCTGGCGGTCTCTTCCTTCTTAAATGCGACCTTAGCTACCAGACTCTGCCCATCGAGGATGTCATCAAGCACATTCAAGGATGCCTTGATGGTGAGACCGACAAGACCGACGACGACTGGCTTGAAGTTGTCAACATGGACTACGCCGGTCTCGTTGATAAGAGTGGCACCGTGGGCAAGGCTcagctcgacaagctcaacaccaagcgcCCCATCATAGTCCGCTCCAGCGACTACCACACCGTCATCGCCAACTCACGAGCGCTGGACCTTTCCAAGATCGATGCCAGCACCAAGGATCCCTCTAATGGCAAGATCGTCCGCCTTCCTGGCAGCAACGAGCCATCTGGTGTCCTTCAGGATGATGCATACAACCTCCTGGTCGGACCACCTCCCGCcacagaggaggagaatctTGAAGCTGGCCGTGCTGCTCTCAAGCTCCTGCGTGAGGCCGGCATCACCACCTTCCAAGATGCCGCCGCAACCAAGGAGCATCACACGGTATTCAGtgccctcaagaaggagggaaaCCTCACATCGCGGGCCTACTTTGACTGGCGAATTGAGGCCCCAAAGACTCTCGACGATGTGCCCGCTCTTGTGAAAGAAGTTGTGGCTCTCTTCAAGGAATACCACGACTCTACCACCATCGGACCCAAGCCCACCACCAAATGgcaggctgtcaaggcctTCATTGACGGTGTCATTACTTATCCCGCCAACACTGCTGCTCTCATCGAGCCATACTTGCTTCCTGTCAACGGATCAGACGACAAGTGGGCACCTGATCCGGATTCGCTAAACGACCCATATTGGAAGCCTGAGATTCtcaccaagacccttgagcttctgttCTTGGCAGGCATTGACGCCCAATTGCACGTTGACGGTGATCTTGCAGTTCGAATTGGTCTCAATGCGGCTGAGTCGTTCCGCAAGAAGTATCCGCGAAAGAGCTTCAAGCTGGGTCTCGCTCACGACGAGCTCTCCCATGAGAAGGATTGGCCAAGATTTGCCAAGCTCGGTGTTGACCCGATCGTCAGCTACCAATGGGCGCAGCTTGCGTCTTCCTACATTCCCGACACGTTCAAGTCAATTGGTGATGATCGACTTGACAACCTGCAAGCCTGGGCTCAATTCGAGAAGGGCGGACGACCTCTTGTGTATGGAAGCGACTGGCCA ATTGATCCCCTCGACGAATTCCTTGCTCTCAAGGTGGCCGTGACTCGATCGGGAGACACAGAAAACCCCAACTCGCCCGCCAGCCAAGGACCACCTTTTGTGGGCGTCTTCCCAGCAGGCGAGGGCATTTCTCGCAAGTCTGCACTTCACTCAATCACCATCAACGGCGCCCGCTTCCTGCGGGCCGATAAGCAAATCGGCTCGCTCGAGACCGGCAAGCTGGCGGATATCATCGTTCTCGAAAAGAACTTCTTCAAGGTTTCCGACGAAGAGCTTGGCCGACAGCGCGTTCTGCTCACAATGGTCGGTGGAGAGGTTCTTTATGTGGCTGACGGACAAGACTTTGgagtcaaggccaagttccccAATGACGACAAGACCAGCACAAAGCTTGCCCGCCGCACCATCGGAGGCTTCGCCGCCAAGTCACTCTCGGATGAGGGCAAGGCTAATGCAGCAAagctgaggaagaggggggCCTGCGTGCACAAGCACTGA
- a CDS encoding SGNH-hydro domain-containing protein produces MSRLVWHCLAITALIQQATPFPPFPSLGSMLVPRDGNQFDDVDSWDASDLSYITKLAAIGDSYSAGIGAGIRLGDAGQGFDPQSDWSCGRHDNAYPSLVNQDGRLGDKSKRRFQFQSCSGATLEDVTKRQLPQIDKGQQVILVSAGANDAEFVNILNHCIYQWASFDSSEKAFDKLGNSIPGLLKDYPHLAEFQIEELTRTCDEQLEISREIVESDDFGHKVDDVLTEAKRKLARDGTIYYTGYAKFFSTTMTESCNRVSWSTWTEESHDYARNTEHLTVDLRKKINDLVDLINEKLASAVERAGSSVQFVDYDSIVGDLGGRYCEDGVDERTSKKSTRFGLMFYELNTVDQADKTPFDRSEDRPGNKTFSGSQNVFAHIALAMGPEAKFTFDQNANGTALSDFNIPTGDDDSKSSDGGWRIPNVLPDGYARAFHPQVLLHQVIANRIIFDMMSQNNKVNGYGELPLVTEMGSCRADSGPTTYLTHQGAKTGELIQNGVKLRILPVGDSITYGRHEAGDGGDGNGYRGRLKEHLTQNTVVFAGARAAGTMENGNFAAWPGKTIQFMADHVDPSLLHRPNLILLHAGTNDLEDRARYSTEGNDPQGMADRLGALIDQMFLACPDAVMLVAMILPTCDPHKSVNHKAFISMIPSLVKERRLQGRRILAVDFTDFPLDQLYDCIHPKPDGYHKMGDWWYDYLTQIPPSWVTEPIGDDPVLPSGDGHRYGGVKKPAPAPEPSKPAAVP; encoded by the exons ATGAGTCGCCTAGTATGGCATTGCCTGGCCATCACCGCGCTCATCCAACAGGCAACTCCTTTCCCGCCGTTTCCGAGCCTGGGGTCAATGCTGGTCCCCAGAGACGGAAATCAGTTTGATGACGTTGACTCGTGGGACGCCAGTGACCTTTCATACATCACGAAACTTGCTGCCATCGGAGATTCGTATTCGGCGGGAATTGGCGCTGGAATTCGGCTTGGAGACGCAGGTCAAGGATTCGATCCACAGAGCG ACTGGAGCTGTGGTCGACACGACAATGCCTATCCTAGTCTAGTCAACCAGGACGGCAGGCTTGGCGACAAGTCTAAGAGAAGATTCCAGTTCCAATCATGTTCTGGGGCCACCCTAGAAGATGTCACGAAGCGGCAGCTTCCTCAAATCGACAAGGGTCAACAGGTCATCTTGGTCTCTGCTG GTGCCAACGATGCCGAATTTGTCAACATTTTGAATCATTGCATCTATCAGTGGGCATCTTTCGACTCATCGGAAAAGGCATTTGATAAACTGGGAAATTCCATTCCTGGGCTCCTGAAGGACTATCCACATCTGGCCGAGTTCCAAATTGAGGAGTTGACGCGAACCTGTGACGAACAGTTAGAGATTTCCCGGGAGATTGTCGAGAGTGACGACTTTGGCCacaaggttgatgatgtcTTGACTGAAGCTAAGCGCAAGCTGGCACGCGA TGGTACGATCTATTATACTGG ATACGCCAAGTTTTTCTCGACAACCATGACCGAGTCGTGCAACAGGGTGTCCTGGTCGACGTGGACAGAG GAATCACACGACTATGCAAGAAACACGGAGCATCTCACAGTTGACCTGCGGAAGAAGATTAATGACCTCGTAGATCTGATCAACGAGAAGCTG GCATCAGCCGTGGAGAGAGCTGGTTCAAGTGTCCAGTTCGTTGATTATGACTCGATAGTAGGAGACCTTGGGGGACGATACTGTGAAGACGGGGTTGATGAGAGGACGTCAAAGAAAAGCACCAG GTTTGGCCTTATGTTTTACGAGCTCAACACCGTGGACCAGGCGGATAAGACCCCTTTTGACCGATCCGAGGACCGCCCTGGAAACAAGACATTTTCTGGCTCCCAGAATGTCTTTGCTCATATTGCCCTTGCTATGGGCCCGGAGGCCAAGTTCACCTTTGACCAGAACGCGAATGGCACTGCGTTGAGTGACTTTAACATACCGACAGGAGATGATGATTCAAAATCATCTGATGGGGGATGGCGGATTCCTAACGTCCTGCCTGACGG ATATGCTCGAGCTTTCCATCCTCAGGTTCTCCTCCACCAGGTCATTGCGAATCGCATTATCTTCGACATGATGAGCCAAAACAACAAGGTCAATGGCTACGGCGAACTCCCGCTGGTCACTGAGATGGGTTCATGCCGTGCTGATTCCGGACCTACAACATACCTGACACATCAGGGAGCCAAGACGGGCGAGTTGATACAAAATGGCGTCAAACTCAGAATTCTTCCTGTCGGTGACTCGATCACGTATGGTCGCCATGAGGCGggtgatggcggtgatggcaATGGTTACCGAGGAAGGCTAAAGGAGCACCTTACAC AAAACACCGTTGTCTTTGCCGGTGCAAGAGCAGCCGGAACTATGGAAAACGGAAACTTT GCTGCTTGGCCGGGAAAGACGATCCAGTTCATGGCGGATCACGTCGATCCCTCTCTGTTACATCGTCCTaacctcatccttctccacgCGGGAACAAACGATCTGGAAGACAGAGCCCGGTACTCAACAGAAGGAAACGACCCTCAAGGGATGGCAGATCGCCTAGGTGCTTTGATCGACCAGATGTTTCTGGCGTGCCCCGATGCCGTGATGCTCGTGGCCATGATTCTACCGACCTGCGACCCTCACAAGTCAGTCAATCACAAGGCATTCATCAGCATGATTCCcagcctcgtcaaagaaCGTAGACTGCAAGGTAGACGTATCCTTGCCGTCGACTTTACCGATTTCCCGCTGGATCAACTATACGACTGCATTCATCCAAAACCCGACGGCTATCACAAGATGGGTGATTGGTGGTACGACTACCTTACTCAAATCCCCCCGTCGTGGGTTACGGAACCCATTGGAGATGATCCGGTTTTACCCAGTGGTGACGGCCACAGATACGGAGGAGTTAAAAAGCCCGCTCCTGCGCCTGAGCCCAGCAAGCCAGCTGCTGTCCCCTGA